From a single Oceanobacillus kimchii X50 genomic region:
- the rpe gene encoding ribulose-phosphate 3-epimerase has product MTKIAPSILSADFAKLGEEIKEVEDAGADYIHVDVMDGHFVPNITIGPLVVEAIRPITNLPLDVHLMIKNPDAYISSFAEAGASIITVHQEACLHLHRTLQLIRSYGVKPGVVINPATPVETIKPILTEVDLILIMTVNPGFGGQSFIQETTSKIKQLADWRKEYKLSYEIEVDGGVNEKTAGICTASGADVLVAGSAIFNKEDRQKAIETLREKARG; this is encoded by the coding sequence ATGACAAAAATAGCACCATCAATATTATCAGCGGATTTTGCAAAACTAGGAGAAGAAATTAAGGAAGTGGAAGATGCAGGTGCAGATTACATCCATGTTGATGTGATGGATGGACATTTCGTTCCTAATATAACAATTGGTCCTTTAGTTGTAGAAGCAATCAGACCAATCACGAACTTACCTTTAGATGTCCACCTAATGATTAAAAATCCAGACGCATATATTTCTTCGTTTGCAGAAGCAGGTGCATCTATTATTACTGTACATCAGGAAGCATGCCTGCATCTACATCGCACTCTACAATTAATTCGTTCATACGGTGTAAAACCAGGGGTGGTTATTAATCCAGCAACACCAGTAGAAACGATTAAACCGATTCTTACAGAAGTAGATCTTATATTAATAATGACAGTTAATCCTGGTTTTGGTGGGCAATCATTTATACAAGAGACAACTTCAAAAATAAAACAATTAGCAGATTGGCGAAAAGAGTATAAACTATCCTATGAAATCGAAGTGGATGGTGGAGTGAATGAAAAAACAGCTGGGATATGTACAGCTAGTGGTGCAGATGTATTAGTAGCTGGGAGTGCAATATTTAATAAGGAAGATCGACAAAAAGCAATCGAAACGTTAAGAGAAAAGGCTAGAGGTTAA
- a CDS encoding thiamine diphosphokinase gives MKTIGIIGNGPKNMLPDLTQYNHEIDSWIGADRGALYLAQSNIHMDIALGDFDSVSNEERQTINKHAKDVLTYSPEKNYTDLEIAIQIASEQQVDRILLFGVTGGRLDHELMNIQLLYQLLQNDVEGRIVDKTNQIQMIESGEYTIESHGYTYISFIAFTNKVEGLTLEGFEYPLTEQTIEWGSSLCISNKLSQKKGTFSFRAGILLLIKSCDTIQ, from the coding sequence ATGAAAACCATTGGCATAATTGGTAATGGCCCAAAAAATATGCTTCCCGATCTAACTCAATATAATCATGAAATAGATTCATGGATAGGTGCAGATCGTGGAGCACTTTATTTGGCGCAGTCTAATATTCATATGGATATTGCACTTGGCGATTTTGACTCAGTTTCTAACGAAGAAAGACAAACGATAAATAAACATGCCAAGGACGTATTGACTTATTCTCCCGAAAAAAACTATACTGATCTAGAAATTGCCATTCAAATAGCTAGTGAACAGCAGGTGGATCGTATATTACTATTTGGTGTTACTGGTGGCAGACTCGATCATGAGCTGATGAATATTCAATTATTATATCAGTTGCTTCAAAACGATGTTGAGGGAAGAATTGTTGATAAAACCAACCAGATTCAAATGATAGAATCAGGAGAATATACTATCGAAAGTCATGGCTATACCTACATATCTTTTATTGCTTTTACAAATAAAGTAGAAGGATTGACTTTAGAAGGTTTTGAATATCCTTTAACAGAACAAACAATTGAATGGGGATCCTCTTTATGTATTTCAAACAAGCTTAGTCAAAAAAAAGGTACTTTTTCTTTTCGGGCAGGCATACTATTACTAATAAAGAGTTGTGATACGATCCAGTAA
- the spoVM gene encoding stage V sporulation protein SpoVM codes for MKFYTIKLPKFVGGFVKVVIGIFKKDK; via the coding sequence ATGAAATTTTATACGATTAAGCTTCCTAAGTTTGTTGGTGGATTTGTGAAGGTTGTCATAGGTATTTTTAAAAAAGATAAGTGA
- the rpmB gene encoding 50S ribosomal protein L28, whose protein sequence is MARKCVVTGRQTRSGNQRSHAMNSNKRNWKANVQKVRIMVDGKPKKVYVSARALKSGKVERV, encoded by the coding sequence ATGGCTAGAAAATGTGTTGTAACTGGACGTCAAACTCGTAGTGGTAACCAACGCTCTCACGCTATGAATTCCAACAAGCGTAATTGGAAAGCTAATGTACAAAAAGTACGTATCATGGTAGACGGTAAACCGAAAAAAGTTTATGTATCCGCTCGCGCCCTAAAATCAGGTAAGGTTGAGCGCGTCTAA
- a CDS encoding Asp23/Gls24 family envelope stress response protein, with translation MSIELNTNDGQITITTDVIATIAGGTAVECYGIVGMASKSQIKDGIAEMLRKENYSRGIVVRQEKDKLHIDMYIIVSYGTKISEVANNVQSQVKYTLSQSLGLSIDSVNIFIQGVRVAKD, from the coding sequence ATGTCCATTGAATTAAACACAAATGACGGCCAAATAACGATTACAACTGATGTAATAGCAACAATTGCTGGGGGAACGGCAGTTGAATGTTATGGAATCGTAGGAATGGCTTCAAAAAGTCAAATAAAAGACGGAATTGCTGAAATGTTACGTAAAGAAAATTATTCACGTGGAATAGTTGTCCGTCAAGAAAAAGATAAGTTACATATTGACATGTATATAATTGTGAGTTATGGAACAAAAATTTCTGAAGTTGCTAATAATGTGCAGTCACAGGTGAAATATACATTAAGCCAATCATTGGGATTATCAATTGACTCTGTCAATATTTTTATTCAAGGAGTTCGTGTAGCGAAAGATTAA